A genomic region of Pseudomonas sp. RSB 5.4 contains the following coding sequences:
- a CDS encoding carbon-nitrogen hydrolase family protein, whose protein sequence is MKVELAQLAGRDKDTAYNLERALAAIAACAADSQLIVFPETHLMGFPTAETVAQIAEPVDGPTVSAVLAAARERNIAVVIGLAENDNGRFYNTTLLITPEGIALKYRKTHLWASDRGVFEAGDRYSTCEWNGVRVGLLICYDIEFPESARALAQLGADLLIVTNGNMDPYAPTHRTAIMARAQENQAFALMVNRVEAGDDGLMFAGGSALVDPLGTLLFEAGREEGQVSVELDFDRLKVARKDYRYLDDQRLKLPGEVVEHACGLRELLIPAH, encoded by the coding sequence ATGAAAGTCGAACTCGCCCAACTGGCGGGCCGTGACAAAGACACGGCGTACAACCTTGAACGTGCCCTCGCTGCGATTGCCGCGTGCGCCGCCGACTCGCAATTGATCGTGTTCCCGGAAACCCACCTGATGGGCTTCCCGACGGCCGAAACCGTAGCGCAAATCGCCGAGCCTGTGGACGGCCCGACCGTCAGCGCCGTGCTGGCCGCCGCCCGTGAGCGCAATATCGCCGTGGTGATCGGCCTGGCCGAGAATGACAACGGGCGCTTCTACAACACCACGCTGCTGATCACCCCAGAAGGCATCGCACTGAAATACCGCAAGACCCATTTGTGGGCCTCGGATCGCGGCGTGTTCGAGGCGGGCGACCGCTATTCCACCTGCGAGTGGAACGGCGTGCGCGTCGGACTGCTGATCTGCTACGACATCGAATTCCCCGAATCCGCCCGTGCACTGGCACAGCTGGGCGCCGATTTGCTGATCGTGACCAACGGCAACATGGACCCGTACGCCCCGACCCACCGCACCGCGATCATGGCCCGGGCGCAGGAGAATCAGGCGTTTGCGTTGATGGTCAACCGCGTCGAGGCCGGGGACGACGGCTTGATGTTTGCCGGCGGCAGTGCGCTGGTCGATCCGCTGGGGACGTTGCTGTTCGAAGCAGGGCGTGAGGAGGGGCAGGTCAGCGTCGAGCTGGATTTCGACCGGTTGAAGGTTGCGCGCAAGGATTACCGTTATCTGGATGATCAGCGCTTGAAGCTGCCGGGGGAGGTGGTGGAGCACGCGTGCGGACTGCGTGAGTTGCTGATTCCTGCGCACTGA
- a CDS encoding LysE family translocator: MIPLPDLLIFAAAALLMVLTPGPNMIYLISRSICQGRKAGVTSLLGVVAGFFAHLFAAAAGLTAVFLAVPMAYEVLKWAGALYLLWLAWQAVKPGARSPFEAQQLPPDSSRKLITMGFLTSALNPKIAVFYLSVFPQFITPEHGSVFTQSIMLGLTQISVSFSVNLLIALFAAGIASWFVRNPTWLALQRYFMGFVLAGLAVRLMLEQRRTA, encoded by the coding sequence ATGATCCCGCTTCCAGACCTGCTGATCTTCGCTGCCGCCGCGCTGTTGATGGTACTGACGCCGGGGCCGAACATGATTTACCTGATCTCCCGTTCGATCTGTCAGGGGCGCAAGGCCGGGGTCACTTCGTTGCTTGGCGTGGTGGCGGGGTTTTTCGCGCATCTGTTCGCGGCTGCCGCCGGTTTGACGGCGGTGTTTCTCGCGGTGCCGATGGCTTATGAAGTGCTGAAATGGGCCGGCGCGTTGTACCTGCTGTGGCTGGCTTGGCAAGCGGTCAAGCCCGGTGCGCGCTCGCCGTTCGAAGCGCAGCAATTGCCCCCGGACTCCTCGCGCAAACTGATCACCATGGGCTTTCTTACCAGCGCCCTGAACCCGAAAATTGCGGTGTTCTACCTCTCGGTGTTTCCGCAATTCATCACCCCCGAACACGGTTCGGTGTTCACCCAGAGCATCATGCTTGGCCTGACCCAGATCAGCGTCAGTTTCAGCGTCAATCTGCTGATCGCGCTGTTCGCGGCGGGCATCGCGTCGTGGTTCGTGCGCAATCCGACATGGCTGGCGCTGCAGCGTTATTTCATGGGTTTTGTACTCGCCGGTCTGGCGGTGCGCCTGATGCTTGAACAACGCAGGACGGCCTGA
- a CDS encoding NUDIX domain-containing protein: protein MSTFSAPPSGLIRIAAALLLNAEGQTLLVRKRGTTAFMQPGGKIETHELPVHALARELEEELGLQIDPAQACFLGQFSAPAANEPGFVVQAEIFQLTIDADVTPAAEIEEVIWIDPATDTGLVLAPLTRDLILPFYRHSLTAIA, encoded by the coding sequence ATGTCGACTTTTTCCGCTCCACCTTCCGGCCTCATTCGTATTGCCGCCGCGCTGTTGCTCAACGCCGAAGGCCAGACCCTGCTGGTGCGCAAACGCGGCACCACGGCGTTCATGCAGCCGGGCGGCAAGATCGAAACGCATGAATTGCCGGTGCACGCGCTGGCCCGCGAGCTGGAGGAAGAGCTGGGCCTGCAAATCGACCCGGCGCAGGCCTGCTTCCTTGGCCAGTTCTCGGCGCCGGCGGCCAACGAGCCGGGATTCGTCGTGCAAGCGGAGATTTTTCAGCTGACCATCGACGCCGATGTGACGCCCGCCGCCGAAATCGAGGAAGTGATCTGGATCGATCCGGCGACTGATACGGGTCTGGTTCTGGCGCCATTGACACGTGACCTGATCCTGCCGTTTTATCGCCATTCGCTGACCGCGATCGCCTGA
- a CDS encoding LuxR C-terminal-related transcriptional regulator, producing MTVSLDDITWHRAVGQLIEALDKPNFWAQLVRLLDQYLAFDSWVVLLFSADQHPQVFAECPGEDGSPDPLFQDYLRGLYRLDPFYIACREQSRTGMYRLSEVAPEHFELTEYYQRYFRLNVVADEIQFNCQLEGERTLCLSLGSEKRFTGEQIALLSLIQPWVLGLLRQRLPYEINETVALAAAPAQVDWRVQLEASVQQLKGAQLTARELDVGRLMLSGCSSKEIARKLEISVETVKVHKKHMYSKLGIKSQSELFSIFLQAQNA from the coding sequence ATGACTGTTTCACTTGATGACATCACCTGGCACCGCGCCGTCGGGCAACTGATCGAGGCGTTGGACAAGCCTAATTTCTGGGCGCAACTGGTGCGTCTGCTCGACCAGTACCTGGCGTTCGATAGCTGGGTGGTGTTGCTGTTCAGCGCCGATCAACACCCACAGGTCTTCGCCGAATGCCCCGGCGAGGACGGCAGTCCCGACCCGCTGTTTCAGGACTATCTGCGCGGGTTGTACCGGCTCGACCCGTTCTACATCGCCTGCCGCGAGCAGTCGCGCACTGGCATGTACCGCTTGTCGGAGGTGGCGCCGGAGCATTTCGAGCTGACCGAGTATTACCAGCGATACTTTCGTCTGAATGTGGTCGCCGACGAAATCCAGTTCAATTGTCAGCTCGAAGGCGAGCGCACGCTGTGCCTGTCGCTGGGCAGTGAAAAACGTTTCACTGGCGAACAGATTGCTTTGCTGTCTTTGATCCAGCCTTGGGTACTGGGCCTTTTGCGCCAGCGCCTGCCGTACGAAATCAATGAAACCGTGGCCCTCGCTGCCGCGCCGGCGCAGGTCGACTGGCGGGTGCAACTGGAAGCATCGGTGCAACAACTCAAGGGCGCGCAACTGACCGCCCGGGAACTGGATGTCGGGCGATTGATGCTCAGCGGTTGCTCCAGTAAAGAAATCGCCCGTAAGCTGGAAATCTCCGTAGAAACCGTGAAAGTCCATAAGAAACACATGTACAGCAAGCTGGGGATCAAATCCCAGTCGGAGCTGTTTTCGATTTTTCTCCAGGCGCAGAACGCCTGA
- a CDS encoding APC family permease, with amino-acid sequence MARLQRTLSLGSVVLFGIAYMTPIIVLGTFGILAQSTAGMVPAAYLAALVAMFFTAMSYGRMAAAFPVAGSAYSYVRKAISPQLGFIAGWAVLLDYLFLPMAIWLIGAAYLASAFPSIPQWLWVLAFIGVTSAINIIGLKLANGINALLMLVQFLVLIAFVVLCVHYVGGDARTPLWSLKPFFNGDMQMPLIMSGAAIACYSFLGFDAVSTLTEETRDPRRTIPRAIMLITLIGGLIFVGVSYFVQIAHPSLQFDSVDSAAYEIARNIGGDLFVSIFLIGLIVGQFASGLSAQASGARLLFAMGRDGVLPKSFFGTLHARFGTPVNSILLCAVVALLALKLDVTTSTSFINFGAFLAFSLVNLSVIFHYWIGGAKKGPRELVLFLIFPFIGLVADLWLMVSLDHLAVYLGLSWLAIGVVYLAVLTGGFRRQPPEMDFQEAT; translated from the coding sequence ATGGCTCGTTTGCAACGCACCCTGTCATTAGGCTCGGTGGTGCTGTTCGGCATCGCCTACATGACGCCGATCATTGTCCTCGGCACCTTTGGCATCCTCGCGCAATCCACCGCCGGCATGGTTCCGGCCGCGTACCTGGCGGCACTGGTGGCGATGTTCTTCACCGCCATGAGCTACGGGCGCATGGCCGCTGCGTTCCCGGTCGCAGGTTCCGCCTATAGCTACGTACGCAAGGCGATCAGTCCCCAACTCGGCTTCATCGCCGGTTGGGCGGTATTGCTCGATTACCTGTTTTTGCCGATGGCGATCTGGCTGATCGGCGCGGCGTACCTCGCTTCGGCGTTCCCGTCGATCCCGCAGTGGCTCTGGGTACTGGCGTTCATCGGCGTCACCAGTGCGATCAACATCATCGGTCTGAAACTGGCCAACGGCATCAACGCCTTGCTGATGCTCGTGCAATTTCTGGTGCTGATCGCTTTCGTCGTGCTGTGCGTGCACTACGTTGGCGGCGATGCGCGCACACCGTTGTGGTCGCTCAAACCGTTCTTCAATGGCGACATGCAGATGCCGCTGATCATGAGCGGCGCGGCCATCGCCTGCTACTCGTTCCTTGGCTTCGATGCGGTCAGCACGCTGACCGAAGAAACCCGCGACCCACGCCGCACCATTCCACGGGCGATCATGTTGATCACCCTGATCGGCGGGCTGATCTTCGTCGGGGTGTCGTACTTCGTGCAGATCGCGCATCCGTCATTGCAGTTCGACAGCGTAGACTCGGCGGCCTATGAAATTGCGCGCAACATCGGCGGCGATCTGTTCGTCTCGATCTTTCTCATTGGCTTGATCGTCGGCCAGTTCGCCTCGGGGTTGTCGGCCCAGGCCAGCGGTGCGCGCCTGCTGTTTGCGATGGGCCGCGACGGCGTGTTGCCCAAGTCTTTTTTCGGCACCTTGCATGCGCGCTTCGGCACACCGGTCAACAGCATCCTGCTGTGTGCAGTGGTGGCGTTGCTGGCGCTGAAACTCGACGTGACCACGTCCACTTCGTTCATCAACTTCGGCGCGTTCCTGGCGTTCAGTCTGGTCAACCTGTCGGTGATCTTTCATTACTGGATCGGCGGCGCGAAAAAAGGCCCGCGTGAGCTGGTGCTGTTTCTGATCTTTCCGTTCATCGGGCTGGTCGCGGACTTGTGGCTGATGGTCAGCCTGGATCACCTGGCGGTGTATCTGGGCCTGAGCTGGCTGGCGATTGGCGTGGTGTATCTGGCGGTGCTCACCGGCGGTTTTCGGCGTCAGCCGCCGGAGATGGATTTTCAGGAAGCCACGTAA
- the metR gene encoding transcriptional regulator MetR, which yields MLEIRHLKTLHALREADSLVDAADRLHLTQSALSHQFKELEERMGMPLFVRKTKPVRFTSAGLRLLQLADATLPLLRAAERDISRLAGGTAGRLHMAIECHSCFQWLMPTIDQFRDAWPEVELDLASGFAFAPLPALARGDLDLVVTSDPLDIAGITYVPLFTYEAMLAVANQHPLASKPYIVPEDLLTETLITYPVERDRLDIFTRFLEPADIEPAQVRTSELSVMMMQLVASGRGVCGMPHWALHEYSSRGYVKAKRLGEKGLFATLYAAIRADMLDAPYMRDFLLTAKDTSFSTLDGVSAVR from the coding sequence GTGCTTGAAATCCGTCATCTGAAAACCCTGCATGCCCTGCGCGAGGCCGACAGCCTGGTGGATGCCGCCGACCGTCTGCACCTGACCCAATCGGCTTTGTCGCACCAGTTCAAGGAGCTGGAGGAGCGCATGGGCATGCCGCTGTTCGTACGCAAGACCAAACCGGTGCGCTTCACCAGCGCCGGCCTGCGTCTGCTGCAACTGGCTGACGCGACCCTGCCGCTGCTGCGTGCCGCCGAACGCGACATCAGTCGTCTGGCCGGTGGCACCGCCGGGCGCCTGCACATGGCGATCGAATGCCACAGCTGTTTCCAGTGGCTGATGCCGACCATCGACCAGTTCCGCGACGCCTGGCCGGAAGTCGAACTCGACCTCGCCTCGGGCTTCGCCTTCGCCCCGCTGCCGGCGCTGGCCCGCGGCGATCTGGACCTGGTGGTGACCTCCGATCCGCTGGATATCGCTGGCATCACTTACGTGCCGCTGTTCACTTACGAAGCGATGCTCGCGGTGGCCAACCAGCACCCGCTGGCGAGCAAACCGTACATCGTTCCCGAAGACCTGCTGACTGAAACGCTGATCACCTACCCGGTGGAGCGCGATCGGCTGGACATCTTCACCCGCTTCCTCGAACCGGCCGACATCGAACCGGCGCAGGTGCGCACCTCGGAGCTGTCGGTAATGATGATGCAACTGGTCGCCAGCGGCCGTGGCGTCTGCGGCATGCCGCACTGGGCACTGCACGAATACAGCTCGCGCGGTTACGTGAAGGCCAAGCGCCTGGGCGAGAAAGGCCTGTTCGCCACGCTGTATGCGGCGATTCGTGCCGACATGCTCGATGCGCCGTACATGCGCGATTTCCTGCTGACCGCCAAGGACACTTCGTTCTCGACACTGGATGGCGTCAGCGCGGTGCGCTGA
- a CDS encoding FMN-binding glutamate synthase family protein produces MSLSLLSRYAFFAVCVIFTLASLPFLEHDWLWPITAVTGVLSLLGVFDLLQSPHAVRRNYPILGNIRYLVEGIRPEIRQYLLESDSDALPFSRAQRSLVYSRAKNESADKPFGTLIDVYQSGFEFIGHSMRPAPLSDPNSFRVTVGGPQCTQPYSASVFNISAMSFGSLSANAIRALNQGAKLGNFAHDTGEGSISPYHREHGGDLTWELGSGYFGCRTSDGRFDPERFATQAQNPQVRMIEIKMSQGAKPGHGGILPKHKVTQEIADTRGIQMGEDCISPSRHSAFSTPIEMMHFIQQLRELSGGKPVGFKFCLGHPWEFMGIAKAMLETGILPDFIVVDGKEGGTGAAPVEFTDHIGVPMREGLLFVHNTLVGLNLRDKIKLGASGKIVSAFDIASVLAIGADWANSARGFMFAIGCIQSQSCHTNKCPTGVATQDALRQRALVVPDKAQRVYNFHRNTLKALAEMLAAAGLEHPSQLSAKHLVRRMSATEIKLFSQLHVFLKPGELLTGEVNGEFYSRMWQMARADSFEPSEVVAA; encoded by the coding sequence ATGAGCCTGTCACTCCTGAGCCGCTACGCCTTCTTTGCCGTCTGCGTGATTTTCACCCTCGCCAGCCTGCCCTTTCTCGAACACGACTGGCTGTGGCCGATCACTGCCGTGACCGGTGTGCTGAGCCTGCTCGGTGTGTTCGACCTGCTGCAGAGCCCGCACGCGGTGCGCCGCAACTACCCGATCCTGGGCAATATCCGCTATCTGGTCGAAGGCATCCGCCCGGAAATTCGTCAGTACCTGCTGGAATCCGACAGCGACGCCCTGCCCTTCTCCCGCGCCCAGCGCTCGCTGGTGTATTCGCGGGCGAAAAATGAAAGCGCCGACAAACCCTTCGGTACGCTGATCGATGTGTATCAATCAGGCTTCGAATTCATCGGTCACTCGATGCGCCCGGCACCGTTGAGCGACCCCAACAGTTTCCGCGTCACCGTCGGCGGCCCGCAGTGCACCCAGCCCTACTCGGCGTCGGTGTTCAACATCTCGGCGATGAGCTTCGGCTCGCTCAGCGCCAACGCGATCCGTGCGTTGAACCAGGGCGCCAAACTCGGCAACTTCGCCCACGACACCGGCGAAGGCAGCATCAGCCCGTATCACCGCGAACACGGCGGCGACCTGACTTGGGAACTGGGCAGCGGCTACTTCGGCTGCCGCACCAGCGACGGTCGATTCGACCCGGAACGCTTCGCCACTCAGGCACAGAATCCGCAGGTGCGGATGATCGAAATCAAGATGAGCCAGGGCGCCAAACCCGGCCACGGCGGGATTCTGCCCAAACACAAGGTCACCCAGGAAATCGCCGACACCCGTGGTATCCAGATGGGCGAAGACTGCATCTCGCCGTCACGCCACAGCGCGTTTTCCACGCCAATCGAAATGATGCATTTCATCCAGCAACTGCGTGAACTGTCCGGCGGTAAACCGGTGGGTTTCAAGTTCTGTCTCGGGCATCCGTGGGAGTTCATGGGCATCGCCAAGGCCATGCTGGAAACCGGCATTCTTCCGGACTTCATCGTGGTCGACGGCAAGGAAGGCGGGACCGGTGCCGCACCGGTCGAATTCACCGACCACATCGGCGTGCCGATGCGCGAAGGCCTGCTGTTCGTGCACAACACCCTGGTCGGCCTGAACCTGCGCGACAAGATCAAACTCGGCGCCAGCGGCAAGATCGTCAGCGCCTTCGACATCGCCAGCGTCCTGGCCATCGGCGCCGACTGGGCCAACTCGGCGCGCGGTTTCATGTTCGCCATCGGCTGCATCCAGTCGCAAAGCTGCCACACCAACAAATGCCCGACCGGCGTCGCCACCCAGGACGCTCTTCGCCAACGCGCCCTCGTCGTCCCGGACAAGGCCCAGCGCGTCTACAACTTCCACCGCAACACGCTCAAGGCGCTGGCAGAAATGCTCGCTGCCGCCGGCCTCGAGCATCCGTCGCAACTGTCGGCCAAACACCTGGTGCGACGCATGTCGGCAACCGAGATCAAACTGTTCTCGCAGTTACATGTGTTTCTGAAACCGGGGGAATTGCTCACCGGCGAGGTGAATGGCGAGTTCTATTCGCGGATGTGGCAGATGGCGCGGGCGGACAGTTTTGAGCCGAGCGAGGTGGTGGCTGCATAA
- a CDS encoding GtrA family protein has product MKGFPALTVIGIADALIHWQIFFVLCSAAGLSQAASNFAAFCVAAAFSFYVNMLYTFDSKTPVFGYLLFMGLMGGASFGIGRIADARDWSGLLTVTVFTALNLMLGYGFFRFVLFRGQRT; this is encoded by the coding sequence ATGAAAGGATTTCCTGCGCTGACAGTGATTGGAATTGCCGATGCCCTGATCCACTGGCAGATTTTTTTCGTCCTGTGCAGCGCCGCCGGGCTGTCCCAGGCTGCCAGCAACTTCGCTGCGTTCTGCGTGGCGGCGGCGTTCTCGTTTTACGTGAACATGCTCTACACCTTTGACAGTAAAACGCCGGTATTCGGCTATTTGCTGTTTATGGGTCTGATGGGGGGCGCGAGCTTTGGTATCGGCAGGATTGCCGATGCGCGTGACTGGAGTGGTCTGCTGACGGTCACGGTGTTTACCGCGCTGAACCTGATGTTGGGTTACGGCTTTTTCCGGTTTGTGCTGTTTCGTGGACAACGGACATGA
- a CDS encoding glycosyltransferase family 39 protein, with the protein MKPLVAVPFFKDANVSVRADLLALAAVLIIALCVRFYSITVPAIWNDEAYSLLLARETPARIWALTALDVHPPLYYVLLHYWVAVWGESPLAARAFSVLADIGTLLLCIKLMSLISTRRATWIAALLLALLPISVRYSQEVRMYTLLGFWLMAATVALLCWARQPEQKRFALIYVLLMTAAFYTHYFAGLCVLVHWLFWWQSRATRDGAAIAAHSWLVANIAIVFLYLPWIPRFIQQLGGIGTFDWIKPVTLQGALTLVWQFSVLGEAASIPLTWQLLPCGLMLVFAGTIIISNPGKRHFSVLLVSYFFVPLLALYLIALALPLFVPRYLVFCAPALALISAAALDIWGRRRIILASAALLLLVIMQVHGLTMVYRQTDGLNGTDARKDTSFSSLVTQLNRLAHPGDKIVIASAYWYPSFAYYNSTGIDPKFEFRTSIDGFLQLTHQGVFGLLNDPVMNAYIDGVTVLDCAGRTIWWITDTVLSN; encoded by the coding sequence ATGAAACCCTTGGTGGCCGTCCCTTTTTTCAAAGACGCGAATGTTTCAGTGCGGGCCGATCTGCTGGCTCTGGCGGCAGTTCTGATTATTGCGCTGTGCGTGCGGTTCTACTCCATTACAGTCCCCGCGATCTGGAATGACGAGGCCTACAGTCTGCTGCTGGCTCGAGAAACGCCGGCGCGCATCTGGGCGTTGACCGCTCTGGATGTGCATCCGCCGCTTTATTATGTGCTGCTGCATTATTGGGTGGCAGTGTGGGGAGAGTCTCCTTTGGCGGCTCGTGCATTCAGTGTGTTGGCCGATATCGGCACGTTGCTGCTTTGCATCAAGCTGATGAGCCTGATCTCGACACGCAGGGCTACCTGGATTGCTGCCTTACTGCTGGCGCTACTACCGATATCAGTGCGTTACAGTCAAGAAGTACGGATGTACACATTGCTTGGATTCTGGCTGATGGCCGCAACCGTGGCATTGTTATGTTGGGCAAGACAGCCTGAGCAAAAACGCTTTGCGTTGATCTACGTTTTGCTGATGACTGCCGCGTTTTATACCCACTACTTCGCAGGATTGTGTGTGCTGGTGCATTGGCTGTTCTGGTGGCAGAGCCGGGCCACTCGCGACGGCGCGGCGATTGCAGCGCATTCATGGTTAGTTGCCAATATTGCGATCGTGTTTCTGTATTTGCCCTGGATTCCCCGTTTCATCCAGCAGCTGGGTGGCATCGGCACCTTCGACTGGATAAAACCTGTGACGTTGCAGGGAGCCTTGACGCTTGTCTGGCAGTTCAGCGTTCTCGGGGAGGCTGCTTCAATACCTCTGACGTGGCAACTGTTGCCGTGTGGGCTGATGTTGGTGTTTGCCGGAACAATCATCATCAGCAACCCCGGCAAACGTCACTTCAGTGTTTTGCTGGTCAGTTACTTCTTTGTTCCGCTGCTCGCACTGTATCTGATTGCCCTGGCGCTTCCGTTATTTGTACCCCGATACCTGGTGTTCTGCGCGCCGGCCCTCGCGCTGATTTCTGCGGCGGCGCTGGATATCTGGGGACGGCGTCGAATAATTCTGGCGAGCGCTGCGTTGCTGTTGTTGGTCATTATGCAAGTTCACGGTCTGACGATGGTGTACCGACAAACCGATGGATTAAACGGGACAGACGCACGCAAGGACACAAGCTTCAGCTCATTGGTGACTCAGTTGAATCGGCTGGCGCATCCAGGAGACAAGATCGTGATCGCCAGTGCTTACTGGTATCCGAGCTTCGCTTATTACAACTCCACAGGTATTGATCCAAAGTTCGAGTTCCGCACATCAATTGATGGTTTCTTGCAGCTCACCCATCAAGGTGTGTTTGGCCTGCTCAATGATCCAGTAATGAATGCCTATATCGATGGTGTGACGGTGCTTGACTGTGCAGGCCGAACAATCTGGTGGATTACCGATACGGTTTTGTCGAATTAA
- a CDS encoding glucosyltransferase domain-containing protein, with translation MRASAFLERELSHRQALLFFLLATALYVLPLILADFPYIDDNWRTLAAGNAWAGQGRLFADWFYQALTFTGAAPNIYPLPLLVATLAMSLALTRLTFHSFAEPTLACCLVPLPLWYNPFLLQNLSYQYDGPIMALSMVAVIYAITFEGSSRVQRWLVPAALLALAIGLYQISFNVFLGLCCVELLRAVHQQSRWPDTLRMLGWKLAQAVLGILIYSVTAYPFMDTLRKTDLLNGDAQPLLQIGVNFARVLEKVALLFHGGYPWVFAALVLCAIAGCVRLVQCRQPRWQSLLLCLLTLPVLALLVPGITLLFRDFNEGARTLMGFGVLLSGLFYLAHVALASGHRRLPLLLIIPLLATLSLSFAYGRVLSLQKTFSNSALYSLSHDIAEHRELREAKRIYLSVSYSDRWLASAAGSFKRLPVLPYLLNVDYFVLAENLPAAGITNVVAERERRNATRVGYQGFPALVDSLYYRIYLIGDYGFIVMKEPPHGRLLQW, from the coding sequence ATGAGGGCGAGCGCATTTCTCGAACGAGAGCTCAGTCACCGGCAAGCCCTGCTGTTCTTCCTGCTCGCCACCGCGTTGTACGTCCTGCCACTGATCCTCGCCGACTTCCCCTACATCGACGACAACTGGCGCACGCTGGCCGCCGGCAATGCCTGGGCCGGGCAGGGGCGGTTGTTTGCCGACTGGTTTTATCAGGCGCTGACGTTCACGGGGGCCGCGCCGAACATCTATCCGTTACCTCTGTTGGTCGCCACCCTTGCCATGTCGCTGGCGCTGACCCGCCTGACCTTTCATTCCTTCGCCGAACCGACGCTGGCCTGTTGTCTGGTGCCGTTGCCGCTCTGGTACAACCCGTTCCTGTTGCAGAACCTGTCTTATCAATACGACGGCCCGATCATGGCCCTGAGTATGGTTGCGGTGATCTACGCCATCACGTTCGAAGGTTCATCTCGGGTGCAGCGCTGGCTGGTGCCGGCGGCGTTGCTGGCGCTGGCAATTGGTCTTTATCAGATCAGCTTCAATGTGTTTCTCGGTCTGTGTTGCGTGGAACTGCTCAGGGCCGTCCACCAGCAGAGCCGATGGCCGGACACCTTGCGCATGCTGGGCTGGAAACTCGCACAAGCGGTTTTGGGCATCCTGATCTACAGCGTCACCGCTTACCCGTTCATGGATACATTACGAAAAACGGATCTGCTGAACGGAGACGCCCAGCCGCTGCTGCAGATTGGCGTCAACTTCGCGCGGGTCCTGGAGAAAGTCGCGCTGTTGTTTCACGGCGGCTACCCATGGGTTTTCGCTGCGCTGGTGTTGTGTGCGATCGCCGGCTGCGTGCGGCTGGTTCAGTGTCGCCAGCCTCGTTGGCAAAGCTTGCTGCTGTGCTTGCTGACGCTGCCCGTTCTGGCCTTGCTGGTGCCGGGGATCACCCTGCTGTTCCGGGATTTCAATGAAGGTGCGCGGACCCTGATGGGGTTCGGCGTGTTGCTGTCGGGATTGTTCTATCTGGCGCACGTTGCGCTGGCATCCGGGCACCGTCGCTTGCCGTTGCTGCTGATTATTCCGCTGCTGGCGACACTCTCGCTGTCCTTCGCGTACGGCCGGGTGCTGAGCCTGCAGAAAACCTTCTCCAACAGTGCGCTGTACAGCCTGAGCCACGATATCGCCGAACATCGCGAGCTGCGTGAAGCCAAGCGGATTTATCTGTCGGTGAGCTACTCCGACCGCTGGCTGGCCAGTGCGGCCGGTTCATTCAAACGGCTACCGGTGCTGCCCTATCTGCTCAACGTCGATTACTTCGTGCTTGCGGAAAATCTGCCGGCAGCGGGCATCACCAACGTAGTCGCCGAACGCGAACGGCGCAACGCCACCCGCGTCGGCTACCAGGGTTTTCCAGCGCTGGTGGACAGCCTGTATTACCGGATTTACCTGATCGGTGATTACGGTTTCATCGTCATGAAGGAACCACCCCACGGCAGATTGTTGCAGTGGTGA